A DNA window from Malus domestica chromosome 12, GDT2T_hap1 contains the following coding sequences:
- the LOC103404506 gene encoding microtubule-associated protein 70-2-like: MASTATHIGNGEHHRPTKPPVLTSSASFRARKKTNSSAGISRSGSDVDDIITLMHGSDPVRVELNRLENDLRDKERELGDAVAEIKSLRNSERLKEKAVEELTDELDKVDEKLKAAEAHLESKNLEIKKINDEKKAALAAQFAAEATLRRVHTAQKDDEMPPIEAIIAPLEAELKLARQEVAKLQDDNRVLDRLTKSKEAALLEAESTVQIALAKASLVDDLQNKNQELMKQIEICQEENKILDKMQRQKVAEVEKLMQTVRELEEAVLAGGAAANAVRDYQRKVQEMNEEKKLLEREVARAKVSANRVATVVANEWKDSSDKVMPVKQWLEERKIFQGEMQQLRDKLAVAQRTAKAEAQLKEKYQLRFKVLEDKFKASKGKARAASDGRIISNGPSRRQSIGGSDIVSQLSSNGYLYRTKSNLQSGFNRSNSATAILKQAKVSTRSFEDATGKDIMPNSANDQTQMNEVIGRHEESSNGTLGEQSRREHEDYVSGVLYDMLQKEVVSLRKACHEKDQTLKDKDDAIEMLAKKVDTLNKAMEVEGKKMRREVAAMEKEVSAMRVTKEHDQRTRRLSAPWGGAINSSHTLSSRNAHMS; encoded by the exons ATGGCCAGCACTGCTACTCACATTGGCAACGGCGAACACCACCGGCCGACTAAGCCGCCGGTACTCACCTCCTCCGCTTCCTTCAGGGCTCGCAAGAAGACCAATTCCTCCGCCGGAATCTCCCGTTCCGGCTCCGATGTCGATGACATCATCACCCTCATGCACGGCTCCGATCCAGTCCGAGTTGAGCTCAACCGCCTCGAAAATGACCTCCGCG ATAAAGAGAGGGAGTTGGGAGATGCTGTGGCGGAAATCAAGTCTTTGAGAAATTCAGAGCGTCTTAAAGAAAAGGCGGTTGAAGAG TTGACAGATGAACTTGACAAAGTGGATGAAAAGCTTAAAGCAGCTGAAGCTCATTTGGAAAGCAAG AATCTTgagattaagaaaataaatgatGAGAAAAAAGCAGCTTTGGCTGCGCAATTTGCAGCGGAAGCCACACTCCGAAGAGTTCACACTGCACAGAAAGATGATGAAATGCCGCCCATTGAAGCCATCATTGCTCCGCTGGAGGCAGAGCTTAAGCTTGCTAGGCAGGAG GTAGCCAAGTTGCAGGACGACAACAGAGTTCTTGATCGGCTTACTAAATCCAaggaggctgctctgcttgaaGCCGAGAGCACTGTTCAGATTGCTTTGGCAAAAGCATCTTTGGTTGATGATCTGCAAAACAAAAACCAAGAGCTAATGAAACAGATTGAAATATGCCAG GAGGAGAACAAAATACTTGACAAAATGCAGAGGCAAAAGGTAGCTGAGGTTGAGAAGCTAATGCAAACTGTTCGAGAACTTGAGGAGGCTGTTTTAGCTGGTGGAGCTGCAGCCAATGCTGTGCGTGATTACCAGCGGAAAGTGCAGGAGATGAAT GAGGAGAAAAAACTATTGGAGCGGGAGGTGGCTCGTGCAAAGGTCTCTGCAAATCGGGTTGCCACTGTTGTTGCAAATGAGTGGAAAGACTCCAGTGATAAAGTGATGCCCGTAAAGCAATGGCTTGAAGAAAGGAAAATTTTTCAG GGAGAAATGCAGCAACTTAGAGACAAGCTGGCTGTAGCTCAGCGTACTGCAAAGGCAGAAGCACAATTGAAG GAAAAATACCAATTAAGATTTAAGGTTTTGGAGGATAAGTTTAAAGCATCTAAGGGTAAAGCACGCGCTGCTTCAGATGGAAGAATCATAAGCAATGGGCCTTCAAGGCGCCAGTCAATTGGTGGATCTGATATTGTTTCTCAATTGTCCTCTAATGGCTATCTATACAGGACAAAATCAAACTTACAATCTGGTTTCAACCGTTCCAACAGTGCCACTGCAATATTGAAACAAGCCAAGGTTTCAACTAGATCATTTGAAGATGCAACTGGGAAAGATATCATGCCTAACAGTGCCAATGATCAGACTCAGATGAATGAGGTAATTGGTAGACACGAGGAGAGCTCAAATGGAACTTTGGGTGAACAGTCCAGGAGAGAACATGAAGATTATGTTTCTGGAGTACTGTATGATATGTTACAGAAAGAGGTCGTATCTTTGAGGAAAGCTTGCCACGAGAAAGATCAAACCCTCAAAGACAAGGATGATGCGATTGAG ATGTTGGCAAAGAAGGTGGATACACTTAACAAAGCAATGGAGGTTGAGGGCAAAAAGATGCGGAGAGAAGTAGCTGCAATGGAGAAAGAAGTCTCTGCAATGCGTGTCACTAAGGAGCATGATCAGCGGACACGGCGCTTAAGTGCTCCTTGGGGGGGGGCAATAAATAGTTCTCACACACTTTCTTCAAG AAATGCACACATGTCATAG